A region from the Sandaracinus amylolyticus genome encodes:
- a CDS encoding carboxymuconolactone decarboxylase family protein: protein MDQRLAYPRIVPDVYRALGTVSRTLSEGAIEPSLRHLVDLRISHINGCSYCVDLHFREALAAGVAARKINAVAAWRETPFFSPRERAALAWAESLTRVDRDGAPDPLYDEVARHFDERERAELTFVIATMNAWNRVAIAFRQGASETP from the coding sequence ATGGACCAGCGTCTCGCCTATCCCCGCATCGTTCCCGACGTGTATCGCGCGCTCGGCACCGTCTCGCGCACCCTGTCCGAAGGCGCGATCGAGCCCTCGCTGCGCCACCTCGTCGACCTGCGCATCTCGCACATCAACGGGTGCTCGTACTGCGTCGATCTCCACTTCCGCGAGGCGCTGGCGGCCGGCGTCGCGGCGCGGAAGATCAATGCCGTGGCCGCGTGGCGCGAGACTCCGTTCTTCTCTCCGCGCGAGCGTGCGGCGCTCGCGTGGGCGGAGTCGCTCACGCGCGTCGATCGCGACGGCGCGCCCGACCCGCTCTACGACGAGGTCGCGCGCCACTTCGACGAGCGCGAGCGCGCCGAGCTCACCTTCGTGATCGCGACGATGAACGCGTGGAACCGCGTCGCGATCGCGTTCCGACAAGGAGCCTCGGAGACGCCGTGA
- the sigJ gene encoding RNA polymerase sigma factor SigJ has translation MTDVLEPHRRRLWGIAYRMLGSIADADDMVQETFLRWHRRDDDELVRTPEAWLVTTITRLCIDRLRARRTERSTEIDPWLPTPIVTDSPERAVELASDLSVAFLLLLERLAPEERAAFLLRDVFDVDYPAIARALGRSEAACRQVVHRARERVRTERSRSVASPEARAEIAHRFAAALRAKDDRALVELLTEDARLATDGRGVRGAARRWIVGRDRVARALAGIARKRERAGAVEERVVFVGGEPGVVTYVDGVVVSISALELEGTRVRAVHRVLDPDKLRAAMGARE, from the coding sequence GTGACCGACGTGCTCGAGCCGCACCGCCGGCGTCTGTGGGGCATCGCGTATCGCATGCTCGGCTCGATCGCCGACGCCGACGACATGGTGCAGGAGACGTTCTTGCGCTGGCATCGTCGCGACGACGACGAGCTCGTGCGGACGCCCGAGGCGTGGCTCGTCACGACCATCACGCGCCTCTGCATCGATCGCCTGCGTGCCCGCCGAACCGAGCGCAGCACCGAGATCGACCCGTGGCTTCCGACGCCGATCGTGACCGACTCCCCCGAGCGCGCCGTCGAGCTCGCCTCGGACCTCTCGGTCGCGTTCCTGCTGCTGCTCGAGCGGCTCGCGCCCGAGGAGCGCGCCGCGTTCTTGCTGCGCGACGTGTTCGACGTGGACTACCCGGCGATCGCGCGTGCCCTCGGACGCAGCGAGGCCGCGTGCCGACAGGTGGTCCATCGCGCGCGGGAGCGTGTGCGCACCGAGCGCTCGCGCTCCGTTGCTTCGCCCGAGGCTCGCGCCGAGATCGCGCACCGCTTCGCAGCGGCGCTGCGCGCGAAGGACGATCGCGCGCTCGTCGAGCTGCTCACCGAGGACGCACGGCTCGCGACCGATGGCCGCGGGGTGCGCGGCGCTGCGCGGCGATGGATCGTCGGGCGCGATCGCGTCGCGCGAGCGCTCGCGGGCATCGCGCGCAAGCGGGAGCGAGCAGGCGCCGTCGAGGAGCGCGTCGTGTTCGTCGGCGGCGAGCCGGGCGTCGTCACCTACGTCGACGGCGTGGTCGTCTCGATCTCCGCGCTCGAGCTCGAAGGCACGCGTGTGCGCGCCGTGCACCGCGTGCTCGATCCCGACAAGCTGCGCGCCGCGATGGGAGCACGCGAATGA
- a CDS encoding exonuclease domain-containing protein, whose amino-acid sequence MTYVMVDVEADGPIPGDYSMIALGAVIVEPGLERTFYARIRPISERWIPDALKVSGFSREETLTFDDPTESMSRFADWLAREGANRIVFVSDNNGFDWQFVNWYFHHFLGKNPFGHSSQNLGSLYKGLVKDAFQTFKHLRRTEHTHHPVDDARGNAEALLRMKDELGLKIRLR is encoded by the coding sequence ATGACGTACGTGATGGTCGACGTCGAGGCCGATGGGCCGATCCCCGGGGACTACTCGATGATCGCGCTCGGCGCGGTCATCGTGGAGCCCGGGCTCGAGCGCACGTTCTACGCGCGGATCCGGCCGATCTCGGAGCGCTGGATCCCCGATGCGCTGAAGGTCTCCGGCTTCTCTCGCGAAGAGACTCTGACGTTCGACGATCCGACGGAGTCGATGTCGCGATTCGCCGACTGGCTCGCTCGCGAGGGTGCCAATCGAATCGTGTTCGTCTCTGACAACAATGGATTCGATTGGCAATTCGTGAATTGGTACTTCCATCACTTCCTCGGAAAGAACCCGTTCGGCCACAGCTCGCAGAACCTCGGCTCGCTCTACAAGGGCCTGGTGAAGGACGCGTTCCAGACGTTCAAGCACCTGCGCCGCACCGAGCACACGCACCATCCGGTCGACGACGCGCGCGGCAATGCGGAGGCCCTGCTGCGCATGAAGGACGAGCTCGGCCTGAAGATCCGCCTGCGCTGA
- a CDS encoding STAS/SEC14 domain-containing protein: protein MARTLVDTSHPPVVVVVFPREATIDEVRAYYDELRALLERPGPPLWFLVDLSTMDVVRASPLHRKTAADEFRKIAALFEKRVVGEAFVFSNPLIEGVYVAFTWMTGGPAKVVRETFSSEEKARAWIADRAGVSLANLPRFASVARRAS from the coding sequence ATGGCAAGGACGCTCGTCGACACCTCGCACCCGCCCGTCGTGGTCGTCGTGTTCCCGCGCGAGGCGACGATCGACGAGGTGCGCGCGTACTACGACGAGCTGCGCGCGCTGCTCGAGCGTCCCGGGCCACCGCTCTGGTTCCTCGTCGACCTGAGCACCATGGACGTCGTGCGCGCTTCGCCGCTGCACCGGAAGACCGCGGCCGACGAGTTCCGGAAGATCGCGGCGCTCTTCGAGAAGCGCGTCGTCGGCGAGGCGTTCGTGTTCTCGAACCCGCTGATCGAAGGCGTCTACGTCGCGTTCACGTGGATGACCGGCGGTCCCGCCAAGGTCGTGCGCGAGACCTTCTCCTCGGAAGAGAAGGCCCGCGCATGGATCGCGGACCGCGCGGGCGTGTCGCTCGCGAATCTGCCGCGCTTCGCGAGCGTCGCGCGCCGCGCGAGCTGA
- a CDS encoding oxidoreductase yields the protein MATTWTASNVPEQTGKTFVITGSNSGIGYEAAVILAQRGGEVILACRSQEKGRTALEQLRAAAPGAKVKLMKLDLASLASVRAFADQVKSEHGRIDALINNAGLMAIPRATTEDGFEMQLGTNHLGHFALTGLLFGRLIETAPARVVNVASQAHRMGKMRFEDLMGEKRYEKWSAYGQSKLANLLFTFELQRRTEKKWPGKAPVAAVACHPGYAATELQGKGPELEKSRFGAMIMKLGNGMFAQTAAMGALPTLRAATDPDTKSGDYYGPAGLGEMAGPPVKVGCTPAARDPEVAKQLWERSVELTKVDFGGL from the coding sequence ATGGCGACGACCTGGACGGCGAGCAACGTGCCCGAGCAGACGGGCAAGACCTTCGTGATCACCGGATCGAACAGCGGGATCGGCTACGAGGCCGCGGTGATCCTCGCGCAGCGCGGAGGCGAGGTGATCCTCGCGTGCCGCAGTCAGGAGAAGGGGCGGACCGCGCTCGAGCAGCTGCGCGCGGCGGCGCCGGGCGCGAAGGTGAAGCTGATGAAGCTCGATCTCGCGAGCCTCGCGAGCGTGCGTGCGTTCGCGGATCAGGTGAAGAGCGAGCACGGCCGGATCGACGCGCTGATCAACAACGCGGGGCTCATGGCGATCCCGCGCGCGACGACCGAGGACGGGTTCGAGATGCAGCTCGGCACGAACCACCTCGGGCACTTCGCGCTGACGGGCCTGCTCTTCGGGCGGCTGATCGAGACCGCGCCGGCGCGCGTGGTGAACGTCGCGAGCCAGGCGCACCGCATGGGGAAGATGCGCTTCGAGGATCTGATGGGCGAGAAGCGCTACGAGAAGTGGAGCGCGTACGGGCAGAGCAAGCTCGCGAACCTGCTCTTCACGTTCGAGCTGCAGCGCCGCACCGAGAAGAAGTGGCCCGGGAAGGCGCCCGTCGCGGCGGTCGCGTGCCACCCCGGGTACGCGGCGACCGAGCTGCAGGGCAAGGGGCCCGAGCTCGAGAAGAGCCGCTTCGGCGCGATGATCATGAAGCTCGGCAACGGCATGTTCGCGCAGACCGCGGCGATGGGCGCGCTGCCGACGCTGCGCGCGGCGACCGATCCCGACACGAAGAGCGGCGACTACTACGGTCCCGCGGGGCTCGGCGAGATGGCGGGCCCGCCGGTGAAGGTCGGCTGCACGCCGGCGGCGCGCGATCCCGAGGTCGCGAAGCAGCTGTGGGAGCGCAGCGTGGAGCTGACGAAGGTCGACTTCGGCGGGCTCTGA
- a CDS encoding glycoside hydrolase 5 family protein produces MKRAGVVAAIACVIVASVVRAEEGELEVAPPPTEVALEQRAEPVVDDRFVRVSGTRFVVGGAPFHFVGANVGVVHGLPHRAAMERTLDAVRADGLRVIRVWALGERAEDAPAWARDFAFRTGEEGWIATSFEHLDRVIDAARARDLRVIVVLANRWRDYGGVPQYLRWAGVPFDEASADAPGGPGLAQFFDCTRCDALYRAHVRRVVERVSSTSGIAYRDEPTILAWELMNESSVPARSAPALVRWTQESARFIRSLDPNHLIAAGHIGYERGADRDTWLAIQRLPEIDYADAHAYPAAYQRVRDVRELTRWIDDRVQLAHHVARKPFVFGEFGFSTRHLRVLGVPRARWYDAFLRAGHRDGIAGALVWTYLPYEDRPTEHGIHPEGEGERRTRDVRAVLARHARRWAITPPEERNPRLGESIGETPIHPASREARGTSQVHDAWSDGVLRMPIEGFRRAAFEGVGRWDGGAVVHLWGSGRGWVRYEFRSDRGSAPSRLVLRVRASSELPGLGIGATAEDGSRVSVSIDEVALGTIDLPPDDGIGRVVELVVDDAELLARVFARPRSRHSLRFEVVPGVGAEGLCLYGAATGREALAPEVLAELPGAIELTYER; encoded by the coding sequence GTGAAGCGCGCGGGCGTCGTCGCGGCGATCGCGTGCGTGATCGTCGCGAGCGTGGTGCGCGCCGAGGAGGGCGAGCTCGAGGTCGCGCCTCCGCCGACCGAGGTCGCGCTCGAGCAGCGCGCGGAGCCTGTCGTCGACGATCGCTTCGTGCGCGTGTCGGGCACGCGCTTCGTCGTGGGCGGCGCGCCGTTCCACTTCGTCGGCGCGAACGTCGGCGTGGTGCACGGCCTGCCGCACCGCGCGGCGATGGAGCGCACGCTCGACGCGGTGCGCGCCGACGGGCTGCGCGTCATCCGCGTGTGGGCGCTCGGCGAGCGCGCGGAGGACGCGCCGGCGTGGGCGCGCGACTTCGCGTTCCGCACCGGCGAGGAGGGCTGGATCGCGACGTCGTTCGAGCACCTCGATCGCGTGATCGACGCGGCGCGCGCGCGCGACCTGCGCGTGATCGTCGTGCTCGCGAACCGATGGCGCGACTACGGCGGCGTGCCGCAGTACCTGCGATGGGCGGGCGTGCCCTTCGACGAAGCGAGCGCCGACGCGCCGGGCGGCCCGGGGCTCGCGCAGTTCTTCGACTGCACGCGCTGCGACGCGCTCTATCGCGCGCACGTGCGCCGCGTCGTGGAGCGCGTGAGCTCGACGAGCGGGATCGCGTACCGCGACGAGCCGACGATCCTCGCGTGGGAGCTGATGAACGAGTCGAGCGTGCCCGCGCGATCGGCGCCCGCGCTGGTGCGATGGACCCAGGAGAGCGCGCGGTTCATCCGCTCGCTCGATCCGAACCACCTGATCGCGGCGGGCCACATCGGCTACGAGCGCGGCGCCGATCGCGACACGTGGCTCGCGATCCAGCGCCTGCCCGAGATCGACTACGCGGACGCGCACGCGTACCCCGCGGCGTACCAGCGCGTGCGCGACGTGCGCGAGCTGACGCGCTGGATCGACGATCGCGTCCAGCTCGCGCACCACGTCGCGCGCAAGCCGTTCGTGTTCGGCGAATTCGGGTTCAGCACGCGGCACCTCCGCGTGCTCGGCGTGCCGCGCGCGCGCTGGTACGACGCGTTCCTGCGCGCCGGTCATCGCGACGGCATCGCGGGCGCGCTCGTGTGGACGTACCTGCCCTACGAGGATCGTCCGACCGAGCACGGCATCCACCCCGAAGGCGAGGGCGAGCGACGCACGCGCGACGTGCGTGCGGTGCTCGCGAGGCACGCGCGGCGCTGGGCGATCACGCCGCCCGAGGAGCGCAATCCGCGGCTCGGCGAGTCGATCGGGGAGACGCCGATCCACCCCGCGTCGCGAGAAGCGCGGGGCACGTCGCAGGTGCACGACGCGTGGTCCGACGGCGTGCTGCGCATGCCGATCGAGGGCTTCCGCCGCGCGGCGTTCGAGGGCGTGGGGCGCTGGGACGGCGGCGCCGTCGTGCACCTCTGGGGCAGCGGGCGCGGGTGGGTGCGCTACGAATTCCGTAGCGATCGCGGATCGGCTCCGTCGCGGCTCGTGCTGCGCGTGCGCGCGTCCTCGGAGCTGCCGGGCCTCGGGATCGGCGCGACCGCCGAGGACGGATCACGGGTGTCGGTGTCGATCGACGAGGTCGCGCTCGGCACGATCGATCTTCCGCCCGACGACGGGATCGGACGCGTCGTCGAGCTCGTGGTCGACGACGCGGAGCTGCTCGCGCGCGTCTTCGCGCGACCGCGGTCGAGGCACTCGCTGCGCTTCGAGGTCGTGCCCGGCGTGGGCGCGGAAGGACTGTGTCTCTACGGCGCGGCGACCGGTCGCGAGGCGCTCGCGCCCGAGGTCCTCGCGGAGCTCCCGGGCGCGATCGAGCTGACGTACGAGCGCTGA
- a CDS encoding transglutaminase-like domain-containing protein → MHDIIRAMRRLRPLAFAAMLMLGAALARADDPIAHEYVPGVEADEGTMLVSSGGAAPEALVYDGEVIPAPEGGPMRPGEERAMQAAPGDERATEEVGRRSPSFRPDRVTELNGQVGYFEVFTPTISPFKRVTALDGITLVDRTPVLAIAERGPRRAVTVEGVHAQAPDWRPRDLFWGSVVLDFSGGREVPFPSVSPESRLLTVRTEPETRLRFERDGADNFYAVVDEPRGAVSEVRVVFLTDAPRTYFGTELPRTRADALIDEVPQVPASVQRRGEEFAARLNLHRGMPFDVTLSELVRWFRDFEESAEPPRDTGDIYWDLANGQRGVCRHRAYGFVITAQALGIHARFVQNEAHAWVEVHLPESRGWLRIDLGGSPRGLSPHNTDERPRYRPDVPDPLPRPDAYVRAYQEAARLSEDASSSSSSGSGGSSSATGTGGNEGATSTTQGHGAPQGGPVRAQVEEGTAGRESRAALDLRLDLPSTIEVLRGRTLEVTGTARTADLGVAGLRIEVLLASESSAVERMLGVTVTNEHGAFRGSFGVPPDLAVGDYRLVVRSPGNAQVGPAVAR, encoded by the coding sequence GTGCATGACATCATCCGCGCGATGCGGCGCCTGCGCCCTCTCGCGTTCGCCGCGATGCTCATGCTCGGTGCGGCGCTCGCGCGCGCCGACGATCCCATCGCGCACGAGTACGTGCCGGGCGTCGAGGCCGACGAGGGCACGATGCTGGTCTCGTCCGGCGGCGCCGCGCCCGAGGCGCTCGTCTACGACGGCGAGGTGATCCCAGCGCCCGAGGGCGGGCCGATGCGCCCCGGCGAAGAGCGCGCGATGCAGGCGGCGCCGGGCGACGAGCGCGCGACCGAGGAGGTCGGACGTCGGTCGCCCTCGTTCCGCCCCGACCGCGTGACCGAGCTCAACGGTCAGGTCGGCTACTTCGAGGTCTTCACGCCGACGATCTCGCCGTTCAAGCGCGTCACCGCGCTCGACGGGATCACGCTCGTCGATCGCACGCCGGTGCTCGCGATCGCCGAGCGTGGGCCGCGTCGCGCGGTGACGGTGGAGGGCGTGCACGCGCAGGCGCCCGACTGGAGGCCGCGCGATCTCTTCTGGGGCAGCGTGGTGCTCGACTTCTCGGGCGGACGCGAGGTGCCCTTCCCTTCGGTCTCGCCGGAGTCGCGCTTGCTCACGGTGCGCACCGAGCCCGAGACGCGGCTGCGCTTCGAGCGCGACGGCGCCGACAACTTCTACGCGGTCGTCGACGAGCCGCGCGGCGCGGTGAGCGAGGTCCGCGTCGTGTTCCTCACCGACGCGCCGCGCACGTACTTCGGGACCGAGCTGCCGCGCACGCGCGCCGACGCGCTGATCGACGAGGTGCCGCAGGTGCCCGCGAGCGTGCAGCGTCGCGGCGAGGAGTTCGCCGCGCGCCTCAACCTGCATCGCGGCATGCCGTTCGACGTCACGCTCAGCGAGCTCGTGCGCTGGTTCCGCGACTTCGAGGAGAGCGCCGAGCCCCCGCGCGACACCGGCGACATCTACTGGGACCTCGCGAACGGTCAGCGCGGCGTGTGTCGCCATCGCGCGTACGGCTTCGTGATCACCGCGCAGGCGCTCGGCATCCACGCGCGCTTCGTGCAGAACGAGGCGCACGCGTGGGTCGAGGTGCATCTGCCCGAGAGCCGCGGCTGGCTGCGCATCGATCTCGGCGGCTCGCCGCGCGGTCTGTCGCCGCACAACACCGACGAGCGCCCGCGTTATCGCCCTGACGTGCCCGATCCGCTGCCGCGCCCCGACGCGTACGTGCGCGCGTACCAGGAGGCCGCGCGGCTGAGCGAGGACGCGTCGTCGTCCTCGTCGAGCGGGAGCGGTGGATCGTCGTCGGCGACGGGGACCGGCGGCAACGAGGGCGCTACCTCGACCACTCAAGGCCACGGCGCGCCCCAGGGCGGGCCGGTGCGCGCGCAGGTCGAGGAGGGCACCGCCGGCCGCGAGTCGCGCGCCGCGCTCGATCTGCGGCTCGATCTGCCGTCGACGATCGAGGTGCTGCGCGGCCGCACGCTCGAGGTGACGGGCACGGCGCGCACCGCGGATCTCGGCGTCGCGGGCCTGCGCATCGAGGTGCTGCTCGCGTCGGAGAGCAGCGCGGTCGAGCGCATGCTCGGAGTCACGGTCACGAACGAGCACGGCGCGTTCCGCGGCAGCTTCGGCGTGCCGCCGGATCTCGCGGTCGGCGACTATCGCCTCGTCGTGCGCAGCCCGGGCAACGCACAGGTGGGGCCCGCGGTGGCGCGGTGA
- a CDS encoding M50 family metallopeptidase, translating into MNIVVAILGISFLVVVHETGHYLAARAFGMRVLRYSIGFGPPIFRYQPKGSPTVFQVCAIPFLAYVQIDGMNPAEEIDPNDPALFPNKGVLARMVTIFAGSFANYLAAMLIMFGFYLAFGMPRSVESQDAMIVGEVGPGTPAEQAGMQPGDRIVEANGRPITTIRELQAVTQPRAEQPTVYVVERDGQRLPPMTITPTRSPEDQGQIGVMTPLVFEPVSVGDAAYSALLWPLVQTRVQLEGMAALVRNRSTEGIQGPVGMTRMATESAERGPRTFIPFIALISVALGLFNLLPFPALDGGRLVFLGFELITRRRPNEKVEAVVHMVGLLFLLGVIVLVTFRDVMG; encoded by the coding sequence ATGAACATCGTGGTCGCGATCCTCGGGATCTCTTTCCTGGTCGTCGTCCACGAAACCGGTCACTACCTCGCCGCGCGAGCCTTCGGGATGCGTGTGCTGCGGTACTCGATCGGGTTCGGACCGCCGATCTTCCGCTATCAGCCGAAGGGCAGCCCGACCGTCTTCCAGGTCTGCGCGATCCCCTTCCTCGCGTACGTGCAGATCGACGGGATGAACCCCGCCGAGGAGATCGATCCCAACGACCCTGCGCTCTTCCCCAACAAGGGCGTGCTCGCGCGCATGGTCACGATCTTCGCGGGCTCGTTCGCGAACTACCTCGCGGCGATGCTGATCATGTTCGGCTTCTATCTCGCGTTCGGCATGCCGCGCTCGGTGGAGAGCCAAGACGCGATGATCGTCGGCGAGGTCGGCCCGGGCACGCCCGCGGAGCAGGCGGGGATGCAGCCCGGCGATCGCATCGTCGAGGCGAACGGACGGCCGATCACGACGATCCGCGAGCTCCAGGCGGTCACGCAGCCGCGCGCCGAGCAGCCGACGGTCTACGTCGTCGAGCGCGACGGGCAGCGCCTGCCGCCGATGACGATCACGCCCACGCGCAGCCCGGAGGATCAGGGCCAGATCGGCGTGATGACGCCGCTCGTGTTCGAGCCGGTGTCGGTCGGCGACGCGGCGTACAGCGCGCTGCTGTGGCCGCTCGTGCAGACGCGCGTGCAGCTCGAGGGCATGGCCGCGCTGGTGCGCAATCGATCGACCGAGGGCATCCAGGGCCCGGTCGGGATGACGCGCATGGCCACCGAGAGCGCGGAGCGCGGGCCGCGCACGTTCATCCCGTTCATCGCGCTGATCTCGGTCGCGCTCGGCCTGTTCAACCTGCTGCCGTTCCCCGCGCTCGACGGCGGGCGCCTCGTGTTCCTCGGGTTCGAGCTGATCACGCGGCGTCGTCCGAACGAGAAGGTCGAGGCCGTCGTGCACATGGTCGGCCTCTTGTTCCTGCTCGGCGTGATCGTGCTGGTGACGTTCCGAGACGTGATGGGGTGA
- a CDS encoding YkgJ family cysteine cluster protein produces the protein MPVRARPLMVRPGARFACAGDGLCCTDAHLLGPVSPSEGRAIRAEHESAILREGGMVLLRTKRDGACSFLTRGGRCAIHTSPLKPRTCHRYPFLLTATLDGGRIGTDHRCPCRTMGARPLLRASDAEPALLGAGGRLSVDLRAPESISVSAGRSVSWATWRAREAALMTRLDAGERVESVLDTAPFPEVRDGSWPQIGFELADDDRPMRWARAHQWAGDAILALHGEPIRTSRPRPWCDAFDRAQRRTPELLSPDAMLADWIADAIWTLEWATRGSFALARAELATRVSMARWVAARLEAEGTRLDRAMAEAIAIVEMVGLSETWTAVLARVSIG, from the coding sequence ATGCCGGTGCGCGCCCGCCCGCTGATGGTCCGCCCCGGGGCGCGCTTCGCGTGCGCGGGGGACGGTCTGTGCTGCACCGACGCGCACCTGCTCGGCCCGGTGTCGCCCTCGGAAGGCCGCGCGATCCGCGCGGAGCACGAGAGCGCGATCCTGCGCGAGGGCGGCATGGTGCTGCTGCGCACGAAGCGCGACGGCGCGTGCTCGTTCCTCACGCGCGGCGGGCGCTGCGCGATCCACACGAGCCCGCTCAAGCCGCGCACGTGTCATCGCTATCCGTTCCTGCTCACCGCGACGCTCGACGGCGGGCGGATCGGCACCGATCACCGCTGTCCGTGCCGCACGATGGGCGCGCGCCCGCTGCTCCGCGCGAGCGATGCCGAGCCCGCGCTGCTCGGCGCGGGCGGACGTCTGTCTGTGGATCTCCGCGCGCCCGAGTCGATCTCGGTGAGCGCGGGGCGATCGGTGTCGTGGGCGACGTGGCGCGCGCGCGAGGCCGCGCTGATGACGCGGCTCGACGCAGGAGAGCGTGTGGAGAGCGTGCTCGACACCGCGCCGTTCCCCGAGGTGCGCGACGGGTCGTGGCCGCAGATCGGCTTCGAGCTCGCCGACGACGATCGCCCCATGCGCTGGGCGCGCGCGCACCAGTGGGCGGGCGACGCGATTCTCGCCTTGCACGGCGAGCCGATCCGCACGAGCCGGCCGCGCCCGTGGTGCGACGCGTTCGATCGCGCGCAGCGCCGCACGCCCGAGCTGCTCTCGCCCGACGCGATGCTCGCGGACTGGATCGCCGACGCGATCTGGACGCTCGAGTGGGCGACGCGCGGGAGCTTCGCGCTCGCGCGCGCCGAGCTCGCGACGCGCGTGTCGATGGCGCGATGGGTCGCGGCGCGCCTCGAGGCCGAGGGGACGCGCCTCGATCGCGCGATGGCCGAGGCGATCGCGATCGTCGAGATGGTCGGGCTCAGCGAGACGTGGACGGCCGTGCTCGCGCGGGTCTCGATCGGATAG
- a CDS encoding transposase codes for MAKRTYRTVEIQHVDASKLATALGACCIVAIDLAKTKMFAGFASAAGRCIEIVRFEHPKQTRLFLELLCRLRELGVALEVAMEPTGVYGDALRYQLTLRDIPVFRVDAKKVHDAAALLDGVPSLHDAKACTLLAHLHAQGISKRWKERSAVQRAMRSLIDERDLYARPFETAYGRLEALVARHWPELSQHLDMDAAWHLHLLCEMPGPAEVRARRGDAVALLRRVSRAALSFERIEQIVGCAVSSLGESMHDQERSFLRSLARHMLALREHIRDVDKRIEAELANHRELHSIRAAFGAVTTAALVADLGNPADYESSASFEKAMGLNLRVQSSGNNAGQHTIHITKRGPGRARRYLFLAALRFVQSDPVAREWYRARKGYRADIKLKAVVALMRKLARAMVHVARGAPFDATKLFDTRSMTAVTASPSRDAGQSSLAGS; via the coding sequence GTGGCCAAGCGTACCTATCGGACCGTCGAGATCCAACACGTCGACGCGAGCAAGCTCGCCACTGCGCTCGGAGCGTGCTGCATCGTCGCGATCGACCTCGCGAAGACGAAGATGTTCGCCGGCTTCGCGAGCGCAGCGGGTCGCTGTATCGAGATCGTCCGCTTCGAGCACCCGAAGCAGACGCGCCTGTTCCTCGAGCTGCTCTGCCGTCTTCGTGAGCTCGGCGTCGCGCTCGAGGTCGCGATGGAGCCGACGGGCGTCTACGGCGACGCGCTCCGCTATCAGCTGACTCTGCGCGACATCCCCGTGTTCCGCGTCGACGCCAAGAAGGTCCACGATGCGGCCGCGCTGCTCGACGGAGTGCCGAGCCTGCACGACGCCAAGGCGTGCACGCTGCTCGCGCATCTTCACGCGCAAGGCATCTCGAAGCGCTGGAAAGAGCGGAGCGCAGTCCAGAGGGCGATGCGCAGTCTGATCGACGAGCGCGACCTCTACGCTCGACCTTTCGAGACCGCGTACGGACGGCTCGAAGCGCTCGTCGCGCGTCACTGGCCCGAGCTCTCCCAGCACCTCGACATGGACGCCGCGTGGCACCTGCACTTGCTCTGCGAGATGCCCGGCCCTGCCGAGGTCCGCGCCAGACGCGGCGATGCAGTCGCGCTGCTCCGACGCGTCTCGCGCGCGGCGCTCTCCTTCGAGCGCATCGAGCAGATCGTCGGCTGCGCCGTCAGCTCGCTCGGCGAGTCGATGCACGATCAGGAGCGCTCGTTCCTGCGCTCGCTCGCGCGTCACATGCTCGCGTTGCGCGAGCACATCCGCGATGTCGACAAGCGCATCGAGGCCGAGCTCGCCAATCATCGCGAGCTCCACTCGATCCGCGCCGCGTTCGGCGCCGTCACGACCGCTGCGCTCGTCGCCGACCTCGGCAATCCCGCCGACTACGAATCGTCCGCGTCCTTCGAGAAGGCGATGGGCCTCAACCTCAGGGTCCAGAGCAGCGGCAACAACGCCGGGCAGCACACGATCCACATCACGAAGCGAGGTCCCGGACGCGCGCGTCGGTACCTCTTCCTCGCAGCGCTGCGCTTCGTGCAGAGCGACCCCGTCGCGCGTGAGTGGTACCGAGCGCGAAAGGGCTACCGCGCCGACATCAAGCTCAAGGCCGTCGTCGCGCTGATGCGAAAGCTCGCGCGCGCGATGGTGCACGTCGCGCGAGGAGCGCCCTTCGATGCGACCAAGCTCTTCGACACGCGCTCGATGACCGCTGTGACCGCGTCGCCCTCGCGCGACGCCGGACAATCTTCGCTCGCCGGCTCCTGA